The Chitinivibrionales bacterium DNA segment GCTAACTCCTGCAGGTATGTCTAATGATATGCTTAACCGGAGAAAATATACAGAGGGGAATATCGGGGATGTTTCGGGTATGGGTTATACCCGATAATGACGAGTCAGGAGTTGATCCTGCCGAGATAGGTTGCCAGATTTGTCCGATTGTCGGATACGCCGAGTTTCTTTCGTATCGACTTTCGCTGTTTTTCAACAGTTAAGGGTGAAGTGTGCAGCATCCCGGCGATCTGTTTTATCGACATGCCGGTCTGGATCATATTACAAATCTGCATTTCCCTGGGGCTCAGATTATAATCGGCAAATGGGAATTGCGCTGCGGGTGACGAGGTAACGTATTTGATTGAACTCTTGAGAAGTTTTGCCAGGTCGGCGCAGTGTGGACGGTCGGCGATCATATCGATAATCGGAATGATCAGTTTTTGAAATTTTTCAGCCACACTCTCTTTGACCGCAATTTTTTCCCGTTCTACCGAAGCGATCACCTCCAGAAGCGCGGTATTTTTCCGTGCAAGTTCACTCTCAACCCTTTTTCTGTCGGTAATATCCCTGCACGTAAAGAGAAGTGTTCCTTCAGCCATATCCGCTAATTTAACATTAACAAGAATATTACGGCACTCACCGAATTTATTGGTTATTGAGCATTCGATATTTCTGATTTCGCCTTTCCGTCGAAGTTTATCGGGACCA contains these protein-coding regions:
- a CDS encoding PAS domain S-box protein yields the protein MKNNNSNRSKNNPVPKRCRNDAVTPGLYKTILENISDAVFLTDTNGKLNFVCDNVKYIFGYSVGEIIRKRNIHRIIDGLDYGPDKLRRKGEIRNIECSITNKFGECRNILVNVKLADMAEGTLLFTCRDITDRKRVESELARKNTALLEVIASVEREKIAVKESVAEKFQKLIIPIIDMIADRPHCADLAKLLKSSIKYVTSSPAAQFPFADYNLSPREMQICNMIQTGMSIKQIAGMLHTSPLTVEKQRKSIRKKLGVSDNRTNLATYLGRINS